GGATCATACTAAAAAAATCGCTTTGGCCCTAAATACGGTCGGTCTTATAAACATACAATTTGCGATAAAGGACGATATCGTGTACATCATTGAAGCGAATCCCCGTGCTTCTAGAACGGTACCTTTCATCGCAAAAGCCTACAAAGAGCCGTATGTGAATTATGCGACCAAAGTTATGTTGGGCGAAAAGAAAATAAAGGATTTTGACTTTAAGCCTCATTTGGAAGGCTATGCCATAAAACAGCCAGTTTTTTCATTCAACAAGTTCCCCAACGTAAACAAAAACTTAGGGCCCGAAATGAAGAGTACCGGCGAAAGCATCCTGTTCATTGATAGCTTAAAGGACGATGAGTTTTACAACTTATATGCAAGAAGGAAGATGTATTTGAGTAAATAAAATGCGCTAAAAGGCCAAAATACAAAAACCCATACCTTTTCGGGTATGGGTTTTTCTATAGTACTACCATTTACTCACCCTGTCCCAAGGAGAAACCGCGTTGTCCATCAAATTCATATAGGTTTTCCGTTTTTATTACGTCGTATCCATTTTGGAATAGTTTGGATAGGAGGGCTATTACCTGTTCGTATTCTACGGAGGTATATTTAGGTTCCTTTGTATCAGTATTGGATGTATTCGATACAAAACGGCATCTCCAGTGATCTGTACAATATGTTTCCTTAAGTCCCTCGGGAAACACTTTTACGCCCCTATTGGTAATCATTTTAAGCTTCAAATTGTGGGAATTTATTTTGGTTAATCCTTCACCAATGATTTCTGGATCTTCCCCTTTCCAATCGATAAAAACATCTACGCCCACAAGTTGTTTCGTCGCTTCTTTTCTTTTGTAATTAGGGATTTCAATTTTGCCCGTGCCTTTGGATAACGTGCTAGCGGGTAAGTTTTTGGGAGTTTTTCCAAGGCGTTCAATTACAGCGTCCGCGAACTCTTCGGTTCCTACTAATTTCTTGCTAATCTCACTTTGGTATATGTCTCCTGTATGAATCCCGTCCTCCAAGGTGGTCAACCAGGCATTTTTGATGGTATCGGCCACTTCGGTCTGCCCGATATGGGCCAGCATGAGAATCGCGGCATTCAATAAACCGGATGGATTGGCAATCTTTTGACCGGCAATATCTGGGGCAGATCCATGAATCGCTTCGAACATCGCCACCTTTCTTCCAATATTTGCGGAGCCGGCCATCCCAACGGAGCCACCTATTTCGGCAACAATATCAGAAATAATATCCCCGTAAAGGTTAGAAGTAACGATGACATCGTATTCTTCCGGTACGGTAGCTAATTTTGCAGAGCCTATATCAATTATCTGGGAGTTACTTTCAATCTCAGGATATTCCGCGGCAATTTCCTTAAAAACAGTATGAAAAAGTCCGTCTGTAAGTTTCATGATATTGTCCTTGACCATACATGTCACCTTCTTTCGATTATATGCTTTCGCATATTCAAAGGCGTACCGTACGATTTTCTCGCAACCGGGCCTTGTAATCAATTTTAAGCATTGCACCACATCATCCGTTTGTCT
Above is a window of Maribacter algicola DNA encoding:
- a CDS encoding NADP-dependent isocitrate dehydrogenase, giving the protein MKNNPLVASEKKFLFGKTTKIVIAEGDGIGPEIMKATLRILKEAKANIETETIEIGEQVYLSGNSAGISDAAWEAISKNSVILKAPITTPQGKGYKSLNVTLRKSLGLFANVRPVSTLHPYVKTHFPNMDVVVIRENEEDLYAGIEHRQTDDVVQCLKLITRPGCEKIVRYAFEYAKAYNRKKVTCMVKDNIMKLTDGLFHTVFKEIAAEYPEIESNSQIIDIGSAKLATVPEEYDVIVTSNLYGDIISDIVAEIGGSVGMAGSANIGRKVAMFEAIHGSAPDIAGQKIANPSGLLNAAILMLAHIGQTEVADTIKNAWLTTLEDGIHTGDIYQSEISKKLVGTEEFADAVIERLGKTPKNLPASTLSKGTGKIEIPNYKRKEATKQLVGVDVFIDWKGEDPEIIGEGLTKINSHNLKLKMITNRGVKVFPEGLKETYCTDHWRCRFVSNTSNTDTKEPKYTSVEYEQVIALLSKLFQNGYDVIKTENLYEFDGQRGFSLGQGE